In Reichenbachiella agarivorans, one genomic interval encodes:
- a CDS encoding DUF4159 domain-containing protein, with product MTGLQHIGLAQTQIQIAKLKYDGGGDWYGNKTALPNLAAYCNQTLRTNLDTDDEIVEVGSPDLFLYPYIYLTGHGNVVFSPNDAENLRNYLVAGGFLHIDDNYGLDQFIRLEMKKVFPELDFVELPFDHPIYRQKFKFPNGLPKIHEHDGQPAQGFGLIYEGRLVCFYSYESDLGNGWEDQSIYNDPESKRQEALKMGANIISYAFSE from the coding sequence ATGACTGGGCTGCAACACATAGGACTGGCTCAGACACAAATACAGATCGCCAAACTCAAATATGATGGTGGTGGCGACTGGTATGGCAACAAAACAGCACTTCCCAATCTGGCCGCCTATTGCAACCAAACCCTACGCACCAATCTCGACACGGATGACGAAATAGTAGAAGTCGGTAGCCCTGATTTGTTTCTCTACCCCTACATCTATCTCACAGGTCACGGCAATGTGGTCTTCTCTCCCAACGATGCAGAAAACCTCAGAAACTATCTGGTAGCAGGTGGTTTCTTACACATCGATGACAACTATGGATTGGATCAGTTCATCCGACTAGAGATGAAAAAGGTATTTCCTGAACTGGACTTTGTAGAACTGCCCTTTGATCACCCTATCTACAGACAGAAATTCAAATTCCCCAACGGACTACCCAAAATCCACGAGCACGACGGACAACCTGCCCAAGGTTTTGGACTGATCTACGAAGGCCGACTCGTCTGCTTCTACTCCTATGAATCCGACCTAGGCAATGGATGGGAAGACCAAAGCATCTACAACGACCCAGAAAGCAAAAGACAAGAAGCACTCAAAATGGGTGCAAACATCATCAGTTACGCTTTTTCGGAGTGA